One Methylocystis iwaonis genomic window, ATAGACGTTGAATCCCGAGACGAGAATAATGTCCTTCAGGCGATCGACGATCTTGAACATGCCGTCCGGCTGCATGACGGCGACGTCGCCCGTCTTGAAGAAGCCGTCGGAGGTCATGGCCTTGGCGGTCTCGTCGGGGCGGCGCCAATAGCCCGGCGTCACCTGCGGGCCGCGCGCCCAGAGCTCGCCGCGCTCGCCAAAGGGCGCCGCGTCGCCATGCTCGTCGCGCAGCGTAATCTCGGTCGAGGGAAGGGGGTAGCCGATGGCGCCGGTGAACTCCGCAATGTCTGCGCGGTTGACGGTCAGGATCGGCGACGTCTCGGAGAGGCCGTAGCCTTCGACGATCGGTTTTCCGCTTATCGCCTTCCATTTTTGCGCGACGACCTGCTGTGTCGACATGCCGCCGGAGATGCTCATCTTGAGATTGGAGAAATCGACATCCCTGATACGCGGGTGATCGGCGAGAGCTGCATAGAGGGTGTTCACGCCCGAGAAGACGGTGAAGCGGGCGTTGCGCACCGTCGCGATAAGCCCCTTGAGGTCGCGCGGATTGGCGATGAGCAGGCAGCAGCCGCCCGCCCGCATCGTCAGCATGCAGCAGGCCGTGAGCGCGAAGATGTGGTAGAGCGGCAGCGCCGTCACCATCACATGCGGGCCGGTCGGCCCGAGATAGGAGTCGAGCCAGGCCCAGGTCTGCTCGACATTGGCGGCGACGTTGCGGTGGAGCAAAATTGCGCCCTTGGCCACGCCGGTGGTGCCGCCCGTATATTGCAGAAAGGCGACGTCCTCGGGCGCGATTTGGGCCGGCGTGAACGGACGCTTGCCGCCTTCGCGCAAAACCTCGGCGAAGGACAGGCTTTCCGCAATTGCATAGGCGGGAACCGCCCGCTTGATCTGCCGCGAGACGAAATTCACCAGGAAGCCTTTCAGCCCCATGAGATCGCCGGGCGCGACGATGATCGCCCGTTCGACTTTCATGCGCGGCCAGGCGGCTTGCGCGGTATGTGCGAAATTTTCGAAAACGAAGAGGAAACGCGCGCCCGCGTCGTTGATCTGGAATTCGAGTTCGCTCGGCGTATAGAGCGGATTGACGTTCACGACCACGCCGCCCGCCAATAAAACGCCGAAGAGGATCGCCGGATAGGCGAGAACATTGGGCGACATGATCGCGACGCGATCGCCTTTCTCCAGCCCTTGTCTTTGCAGCCAGGACGCGACGGCTTCGGCGGCGCGGGTCAATTCGCGATAGCTGAGCCGTGCGCCGAAGCTTTCCATCGCGGGGCGATCGGCATAGGCGGCGGCGCTTTTGCGCAGGAGATCGACGAGGGTCGAACGGCCTGGGTCGATCGTGGCCGGAACGCCCGCCGGATAGGAAGCGAGCCAGGGCCGCGTCGCATAGGGGTCGTGCTGTTGCTCTGGGCTCGTCATTTTCCACCCTCGAAAAAGGAATCTGGCAATTCGAACGGTCTGGCGCCGAATCGTTTTCTGCAATCAAAATAGCGCGTGTGTCAGGCGTTTAACGGCGACCGAGCCGCGAGAATTGTGCTGCGGCGCACGAAATTTACGATGCGCTGCAAGAAGCGCCCATGCCGGCGAGCAATGCGAGGCCGAGGCCAAATACCAGAAGCGCGGCGAGAAGCTCGGCCGTGCGCGCCACGATCGCCATGCGCCGCGCGCCGCCGCCGCTGACGCGCAGCGCCAGATCCTTGGCGTAGACGGCGACGGCGGCGAGCGCGCCGGTCGTCACGGCTGTGCCCGCCGACATCGCCAGAACCGCGCCGGCGCCTGCCGCGAGCGTCTCCTGCGACAGCGTGAAGACCAGAATAAGAATCGCGCCGGAGCAGGGCCGCAATCCCGCCGCGAACACGGTCGCAAGAGCGTCTCCCCAACGAAAGCCCGGGCCGGACAGCGTCGCTGGATCAGGCGCGCAGCCGCAGCTTGGACCATGCGTGTGGCTGGGATCGTCGATCGCTTCGCACAGGAACCGGCTGGAGCCGCTCGCAGCGGCGACGGCCACGGCCGGTTGGCGCAGAGCGGCGAGAAGGCCAGAGCCTTTGGACCATAGGAGCTTCGCGCCGAGCGCGGCGATGGCGAGATAGCTCGCGATTTCGATGACGCGCGCGGCGTTGGTCATCTGCCCCGCGGTGGCGCGAAAGACGACCGCCGCGACGAGAACCAGCGCAATCGCCACCACGCCCTGCAGCAAAGCGGCGAGGGCGGCCAGCGTCAGCCCGCGCTTCAGTTGCACTTCCTTGGCGACCATATAGGAGGTCAGCACGGCCTTGCCGTGGCCGGGTCCGGCGGCGTGAAAGACGCCATAGGCGAAGCTTGCCGCGGCGAGGGCGAGAAAGGCGCCGGGGTCGGTTTTCAGCGCGCGCGCGGCCGCCTGCAGCTCGGCGTTGAACTTGCCTTGCCATGCGAGCATGAGGCCAGCGAAGCCCCCGGCGCCGCAGGCCGTCTCGCCGGCGCCAATGGCGAAGGGATGGCGCTGGGCGGCCGCGGGCTCGATCGCGCAGACCGCGAGCGCCAGGACAGCCGCCGCAAGGAACCCCAACCGCCGCGGCGTCACGGGCAGGCCACGATGGCGCGGGTCGCGAGCTTCACGCCGAAATCGGCGCCGGGCGACATGTTCTGGAAAAAGGCTTCACTCAGCTTCTGATTATCCGTCGCGACGAGCGGCGCTGGCTCGACGAGGCTGATCGAACAGCCGCTCGGCGCTTGCGCGAGCTTGACGGGGTCTTTCTTCTCAAAGGCGAAGGCGACGAAATAGGTCGGGTCATAGACCTGAAAAGAGAAGGGTTTTTTCGCGGGGACAGGCGTCTCGAGCGGCAAGAAGAAATGCAGCGTCACGATCTTCTTGTCGTTCGCCTCCAGATAGACGCCCTCCGGCGGCTTGAAGGCGGCCTTGGCGCCGTTCTGCTTCGCATAGGTGAAATAGTCGAATTCGGCGAGCGACTCGACATTGGTCTTGGCGAGCGGCGCAAGCTCCTCCCGTGTGGGCGGCTTGCCGTCCTTGCCGAGCCCCTGGACGGCGAAGGCCGAATACATTTCGTCGAATTCCCAGGCGTGGCGCACGCCGAGAATCTTCCCCTCGGGGCCGAAGACCGTCTCGCTGCGGACGGCGACCCAGACATGCGGGTGGGCTTGCGCCACGGCGACCCAGGCCAGGGCCAAAGCGGAAAGGATCGAGATTTTGAGGGGCTTCATGTCTG contains:
- a CDS encoding AMP-binding protein — encoded protein: MTSPEQQHDPYATRPWLASYPAGVPATIDPGRSTLVDLLRKSAAAYADRPAMESFGARLSYRELTRAAEAVASWLQRQGLEKGDRVAIMSPNVLAYPAILFGVLLAGGVVVNVNPLYTPSELEFQINDAGARFLFVFENFAHTAQAAWPRMKVERAIIVAPGDLMGLKGFLVNFVSRQIKRAVPAYAIAESLSFAEVLREGGKRPFTPAQIAPEDVAFLQYTGGTTGVAKGAILLHRNVAANVEQTWAWLDSYLGPTGPHVMVTALPLYHIFALTACCMLTMRAGGCCLLIANPRDLKGLIATVRNARFTVFSGVNTLYAALADHPRIRDVDFSNLKMSISGGMSTQQVVAQKWKAISGKPIVEGYGLSETSPILTVNRADIAEFTGAIGYPLPSTEITLRDEHGDAAPFGERGELWARGPQVTPGYWRRPDETAKAMTSDGFFKTGDVAVMQPDGMFKIVDRLKDIILVSGFNVYPNEVEAALAEHPKVKEVAVIGVPFAHSGEAPMAFVTARDPSLTADELRRFAHERLTGYKVPRFYEFRDSLPKTNVGKILRRALRDEYFARPKAPANEEQA
- a CDS encoding DUF1007 family protein, with amino-acid sequence MKPLKISILSALALAWVAVAQAHPHVWVAVRSETVFGPEGKILGVRHAWEFDEMYSAFAVQGLGKDGKPPTREELAPLAKTNVESLAEFDYFTYAKQNGAKAAFKPPEGVYLEANDKKIVTLHFFLPLETPVPAKKPFSFQVYDPTYFVAFAFEKKDPVKLAQAPSGCSISLVEPAPLVATDNQKLSEAFFQNMSPGADFGVKLATRAIVACP
- a CDS encoding nickel/cobalt transporter, coding for MTPRRLGFLAAAVLALAVCAIEPAAAQRHPFAIGAGETACGAGGFAGLMLAWQGKFNAELQAAARALKTDPGAFLALAAASFAYGVFHAAGPGHGKAVLTSYMVAKEVQLKRGLTLAALAALLQGVVAIALVLVAAVVFRATAGQMTNAARVIEIASYLAIAALGAKLLWSKGSGLLAALRQPAVAVAAASGSSRFLCEAIDDPSHTHGPSCGCAPDPATLSGPGFRWGDALATVFAAGLRPCSGAILILVFTLSQETLAAGAGAVLAMSAGTAVTTGALAAVAVYAKDLALRVSGGGARRMAIVARTAELLAALLVFGLGLALLAGMGASCSAS